In Dermatophagoides farinae isolate YC_2012a chromosome 9, ASM2471394v1, whole genome shotgun sequence, a genomic segment contains:
- the LOC124497789 gene encoding uncharacterized protein LOC124497789 isoform X1, translating to MAIRSRITKSSIVKANEQQLNNKTTKSSLIVVIKSNNNHPKSNNMIDNNNDDDDDDKSSDKNDNKSSSTTNLQQQNYRKKMMTNNNTDNELKLKLNLKKLSFEESNDNTAGIIKSKRRRQQQQNSIIRTRSMMKFDNQSSSSSTIGKTNGKTNLSFRFKVLNIHDNNEQQQQQQQTKENQSKRNIKLRLNRSQLKISPSTTTTTILNNKMMMMMDTIYGNADSTLNQNQQSSPCCQNDQQQPQQIIQNCCCCCCQTKITSTALNHHHHNCCRSLISDVNVDGQQQQQEQQQTLTTTDSKINAIVFERNNPNYDDDGDISNVNIPIKTLPSSSSSSTHEKQLSLTDIDHNNTHHHYPHDRSMSLLNNQTKSILETKHLSTTTTMLNTDNDDLVNEFDDCQQQQQQQKDTRSSKQKSMNVINPSNILVAAAAIQKQPHHHHHHQEQNNQCLANKTLKSNESFQNCINCTNNNNKNNNNHPTTIKLAIRRSQQLKLPSTTTTTEKEKQNNLSNFLRNKQSRIDNNNDVDDVVDANSLINGSSQHHRHHQRKTRGKNIDLMMMMTNNNNNNNNNNNNNNNNIINNNNNIISNRKTTSVDMNDFDILKVLGTGAYGKVFLVRKIGGGPDNGKLYAMKVLKKSSVMQKQKTLEHTRTERQVLEVVRRRPFFVSLHYAFQTATKLHLILDYVNGGELFTHLYQRDYFTEDAVRIYAAELVLALENLHKLGIIYRDIKLENILLDHDGHIVLADFGLCKQFLPHETDQRTHSFCGTIEYMAPEIVGGNGHDFSVDWWSFGVLIYELLTGASPFTVDGERNTQQEISKRILRSQPPIPSHLSPEVRDLLQMILVKDPDRRLGGGNRDADEIKRHPFFVSIDWKALAERRVPAPFRPNIRDELDTSNFAEEFTRLVPNVSLLMGNDPPTTQNKHQQIADSNNNCDPNSEDDDDDQDDPFVDYSYIAPSLIIDQSSSSPSSSSSSLSSIRPPIYRLQSYQQPKHHQQQMSQTHRVHRPDIWKLVNECSDISGHNNGDKLNVSKTKNHEFFDHYELVGPGRRKQSHQQQQFSSSSTNQYKDLGWLGDGSYSICHRCRHRKTGEHFAVKIVSRHWRRDSETGLSYDAALNERSLLHACQGHGNIVQLNEVFQDDKYMFIVLELLPGGELSSRIRQSTNRRFNERQAWLVFRQLVSAVQYLHSRGIVHRDLKPENVLFKHTASETFDDDNDDEAEIKLVDFGFARFIPSSGYRMTTPCCTLNYAAPEVLFQAVIQSQNSMITSKRSWTTTRGSFANHLYRDGYDNSCDLWSLGAVLYTMLTGRVPFQQSYHHYQQQQHRNSLTQNSKKSTAVNNYASYILERILSGQELNHNTMWINSQVKISAQCKSVINGLLTINPKQRLTMQQLLKHPWINEMIVMDPSNMSPSCKTNKFSINEQKNMASAQTMTMMMMTNTSKHVSVESMETAPIISTQQQQQQQSQGHLKMTFKKKKTTTTATSSSSGSINTTNSIIDSNSIVFTQKTNNDNDDESAEFEVIDFSINSGSSSSSSTSSSSSSRRYDSGIHSLSSSSTGNGMNISVGSSGHQASSSSSSLSSTYSSSASISSNNNTVLADNNKVEAFLATLSPSSSTNSIKRSKRPRNNCNDDDDDDHSFGLMDRNNNNVESDNSDNDDQQKPSSTPPIRARILMKMSMIKQQQQQQHQQSTTATRIVSIKKPRKRRRISTIVIDDD from the exons ATGGCCATAAGAAGTAGaataacaaaatcatcaattgtaaaagcgaatgaacaacaattaaacaacaaaacaaccaaatcatcattgattgttgttataaaatcaaataataatcacccgaaatcgaataatatgattgataataataatgatgatgatgatgatgataaaagtagtgataaaaatgacaataagtcatcatcaacaacaaacttacaacaacaaaattaccgaaaaaagatgatgaccaataataacacggataatgaattgaaattgaaattgaatttgaaaaaattatcattcgaaGAATCTAATGATAATACTGCTggaataatcaaatcaaaacgacgacgacaacaacaacaaaattcaatcattcgtACACGTAgtatgatgaaatttgataatcaaagTAGCAGTAGCAGTAcaattggaaaaacaaatggaaaaacaaatctatcatttcgattcaaaGTATTGAAcattcatgataataatgaacaacaacaacaacaacaacaaaccaaggaaaatcaatcgaaacgAAATATTAAGCTACGTTTAAATCGttcacaattgaaaatttctccctcgacaacaacgacgactatattgaataacaaaatgatgatgatgatggacactATTTATGGTAATG CAGATTCTACattgaatcagaatcaaCAGTCATCACCGTGTTGCCAAAATGATCAACAGCAACCACAACAAATCAtacaaaattgttgttgttgttgttgtcaaacaaaaataacatcaacagctctcaatcatcatcatcataattgttgTCGGTCATTGATTTCGGATGTTAATGTggatggacaacaacaacaacaagagcaACAGcaaacattaacaacaacagattcAAAGATCAATGCCATAGTGTTCGAACGTAATAATcctaattatgatgatgatggtgacatCTCCAACGTAAATATTCCTATAAAaacattgccatcatcatcatcatcatcaactcatgaaaaacaattatcattgacGGATATTGACCATAATaatactcatcatcattatccacaTGATCGGTCAAtgtcattattgaataatcaaacaaaatcaattcttGAAACGAAAcatttatcaacaacaacaacaatgttgaacacggataatgatgatttagtcaatgaatttgatgattgtcaacaacaacagcaacaacaaaaagataCTCGGTcatccaaacaaaaatcaatgaatgtcaTTAACCCATCTAACATACttgtagcagcagcagcaatacAAAAACagcctcatcatcatcatcatcatcaagaacaGAATAATCAATGTTTGGCCAATAAAACactaaaatcaaatgaaagtTTTCAAAATTGTATAAACTGtacaaataacaataataaaaataataataatcatccaacaacaattaaattAGCAATACGACGATCTCAGCAATTGAAATtgccatcaacaacaacaaccaccgaGAAGGAGAAGCAAAATAATTTGTCGAATTTTTTACGAAATAAACAATCaagaatcgataataataatgacgttgatgatgttgttgacgCAAATTCTTTGATTAATGGCAGCAGCCagcatcatcgtcatcatcaacgaaaaacTCGTGGAAAGAAtatcgatttgatgatgatgatgaccaacaacaacaacaataacaacaacaacaacaataacaacaacaacaacatcatcaacaacaacaacaacatcatttcGAATAGGAAAACAACATCTGTCGACATGAATGATTTCGATATACTCAAAGTTTTAGGAACTGGCGCCTATGGAAAG gtATTTTTAGTACGTAAAATTGGTGGTGGTCCAgataatggaaaattatATGCAATGAaagtattgaaaaaatcatcggtaatgcaaaaacagaaaacattGGAACATACACGTACTGAACGACAGGTTCTTGAAGTGGTACGACGTAgaccattttttgtttcattgcaTTATGCATTTCAAACAGCCACTAAATTACATCTTATTCTTg ATTATGTTAATGGTGGTGAACTATTCACACATTTATATCAACGTGATTATTTCACCGAAGATGCTGTACGTATTTATGCAGCCGAATTAGTATTAGCATTGGAAAATTTACAcaag CTTGGAATTATATATCGTGAtataaaattggaaaatattcTATTAGATCATGATGGACATATCGTATTGGCCGATTTTGGTCTTTGTAAACAATTTCTACCTCATGAAACT GATCAACGTACACATTCGTTTTGTGGAACAATCGAATATATGGCACCCGAAATTGTTGGTGGTAATGGACATGATTTTAGTG tTGATTGGTGGTCATTCGGTGTTTTAATCTACGAACTACTTACTGGTGCATCACCATTCACCGTTGATGGTGAACGTAATACACAACAAGAGATCTCAAAACGAATTTTACGTTCACAACCACCGATACCTAGCCATTTATCACCAGAAGTTCGTGATCTATTACAGATGATATTGGTTAAAGATCCGGATAGACGATTAGGTGGTGGTAATCGTGATGCCGATGAGATTAAAAGACATCCATTTTTTGTATCAATCGATTGGAAAGCATTAGCCGAACGACGTGTACCGGCACCATTTCGTCCAAATATTCGTGATGAATTAGATACAAGTAATTTTGCTGAAGAATTCACACGTCTTGTACCGaatgtttcattattgatggGCAATGATCCACCAACAACTCAAAATAAACATCAACAGATTGCCgattcgaataataattgtgatCCTAATAGCGaggatgacgatgatgatcaggatGATCCATTTGTTGACTATTCATATATAGCGCcatcattaatcattgatcaatcatcatcatcaccatcatcatcgtcgtcatcattatcatcgattcgTCCACCGATTTATCGATTACAATCATATCAGCAACCaaaacatcatcagcaacaaatgTCTCAAACACATCGTGTTCATAGGCCTGATATCTGGAAACTAGTCAATGAATGTTCAGATATTAGTGGCCACAATAATGGCGATAAACTGAATGTatctaaaacaaaaaatcatgaattctttgatcattatgaattgGTGGGTCCTGGGCGCCGTAAACAatcacatcaacaacaacaattttcatcatcatcaacaaatcaatatAAAGATTTAGGTTGGCTAGGTGATGGTAGCTATTCAATATGTCATCGATGTCGTCATCGTAAAACGGGTGAACATTTTGCCGTGAAAATTGTCTCTAGACATTGGCGTCGTGATTCAGAAACCGGATTATCATATGATGCAGCATTGAATGAACGGTCATTATTGCATGCATGTCAAGGACATGGAAACATTGTACAATTAAATGAAGTATTTCAAGATGATAAATATATGTTTATCGTTTTGGAATTATTACCTGGTGGTGAACTATCATCACGTATTCGTCAATCAACTAATCGTCGTTTCAATGAACGTCAAGCATGGCTTGTATTTCGTCAGCTTGTTTCCGCTGTACAATATCTACATTCCCGTGGCATTGTTCATCGTGACCTGAAACCCgag aatgtCCTTTTCAAACATACCGCCTCcgaaacatttgatgatgataatgatgatgaggcagaaatcaaattggttgattttggttttgcTCGATTCATACCCTCATCTGGTTATCGAATGACAACACCATGTTGTACATTAAATTATGCTGCACCAGAGGTACTTTTTCAGGCTGTGATACAATCTcagaattcaatgattacATCGAAACGATCATGGACAACTACACGTGGATCATTTGCTAATCATTTATATCGTGATGGATACGATAATAGCTGTGAT cTGTGGAGCCTTGGTGCTGTACTTTATACGATGCTCACTGGTCGCGTACCATTTCaacaatcatatcatcattatcaacaacagcagcacaGAAATTCTTTGacacaaaattcaaaaaaatctacTGCTGTCAATAATTATGcatcatatatattggaACGAATACTTTCTGGACAAGAATTGAATCATAATACAATGTGGATTAATAGTCAGGTGAAAATATCCGCTCAATGTAAATCTGTGATTAATGGTCTATTAACAATCAATCCAAAACAACGTTTAACTATGCAACAATTATTGAAACATCCATGgattaatgaaatgattgtaaTGGATCCTTCCAACATGAGTCCAAGTTGCAAGACAAATAAATTCTCaataaacgaacaaaaaaatatggctTCTGcacaaacaatgacaatgatgatgatgactaacACATCAAAGCATGTTAGTGTTGAATCAATGGAAACAGCGCCAATCATATcgacacaacaacaacaacaacaacaatcacaaggtcatttaaaaatgacattcaaaaagaaaaagactacaacaacagcaacgagTTCATCATCAGGATCTATAAATAccacaaattcaattatcgattccaattcaattgtttttacacaaaaaactaataatgataatgatgatgaatctgcCGAATTTGAAGTGATTGATTTTAGCATCAattctggatcatcatcatcatcatcgacctcatcatcatcatcaagtcgACGTTATGATTCAGGAatacattcattatcatcatcatctactgGAAATGGTATGAACATTAGTGTTGGTAGTAGTGGTCAtcaagcatcatcatcatcatcgtcattatcatcaacatattcatcatcagcatccatttcatctaataataatacagtTCTagctgataataataaagttgAAGCATTTCTAGCtacattatcaccatcatcatcaacgaattCGATCAAGCGTTCAAAACGTCCACGAaataattgtaatgatgatgatgatgatgaccattcaTTTGGGTTAATGgatcgtaataataataatgttgaatcaGATAATTCAGACAacgatgatcaacaaaaaccatcatcaacaccaccGATAAGAGCaagaattttgatgaaaatgtcaatgatcaaacagcaacaacaacaacaacatcaacaatcgaCGACTGCCACAAgaattgtttcaataaaaaaaccaagaaaGCGTCGTCGAATATCAACCAttgtcatcgatgatgattga
- the LOC124497789 gene encoding uncharacterized protein LOC124497789 isoform X2, whose product MAIRSRITKSSIVKANEQQLNNKTTKSSLIVVIKSNNNHPKSNNMIDNNNDDDDDDKSSDKNDNKSSSTTNLQQQNYRKKMMTNNNTDNELKLKLNLKKLSFEESNDNTAGIIKSKRRRQQQQNSIIRTRSMMKFDNQSSSSSTIGKTNGKTNLSFRFKVLNIHDNNEQQQQQQQTKENQSKRNIKLRLNRSQLKISPSTTTTTILNNKMMMMMDTIYGNDSTLNQNQQSSPCCQNDQQQPQQIIQNCCCCCCQTKITSTALNHHHHNCCRSLISDVNVDGQQQQQEQQQTLTTTDSKINAIVFERNNPNYDDDGDISNVNIPIKTLPSSSSSSTHEKQLSLTDIDHNNTHHHYPHDRSMSLLNNQTKSILETKHLSTTTTMLNTDNDDLVNEFDDCQQQQQQQKDTRSSKQKSMNVINPSNILVAAAAIQKQPHHHHHHQEQNNQCLANKTLKSNESFQNCINCTNNNNKNNNNHPTTIKLAIRRSQQLKLPSTTTTTEKEKQNNLSNFLRNKQSRIDNNNDVDDVVDANSLINGSSQHHRHHQRKTRGKNIDLMMMMTNNNNNNNNNNNNNNNNIINNNNNIISNRKTTSVDMNDFDILKVLGTGAYGKVFLVRKIGGGPDNGKLYAMKVLKKSSVMQKQKTLEHTRTERQVLEVVRRRPFFVSLHYAFQTATKLHLILDYVNGGELFTHLYQRDYFTEDAVRIYAAELVLALENLHKLGIIYRDIKLENILLDHDGHIVLADFGLCKQFLPHETDQRTHSFCGTIEYMAPEIVGGNGHDFSVDWWSFGVLIYELLTGASPFTVDGERNTQQEISKRILRSQPPIPSHLSPEVRDLLQMILVKDPDRRLGGGNRDADEIKRHPFFVSIDWKALAERRVPAPFRPNIRDELDTSNFAEEFTRLVPNVSLLMGNDPPTTQNKHQQIADSNNNCDPNSEDDDDDQDDPFVDYSYIAPSLIIDQSSSSPSSSSSSLSSIRPPIYRLQSYQQPKHHQQQMSQTHRVHRPDIWKLVNECSDISGHNNGDKLNVSKTKNHEFFDHYELVGPGRRKQSHQQQQFSSSSTNQYKDLGWLGDGSYSICHRCRHRKTGEHFAVKIVSRHWRRDSETGLSYDAALNERSLLHACQGHGNIVQLNEVFQDDKYMFIVLELLPGGELSSRIRQSTNRRFNERQAWLVFRQLVSAVQYLHSRGIVHRDLKPENVLFKHTASETFDDDNDDEAEIKLVDFGFARFIPSSGYRMTTPCCTLNYAAPEVLFQAVIQSQNSMITSKRSWTTTRGSFANHLYRDGYDNSCDLWSLGAVLYTMLTGRVPFQQSYHHYQQQQHRNSLTQNSKKSTAVNNYASYILERILSGQELNHNTMWINSQVKISAQCKSVINGLLTINPKQRLTMQQLLKHPWINEMIVMDPSNMSPSCKTNKFSINEQKNMASAQTMTMMMMTNTSKHVSVESMETAPIISTQQQQQQQSQGHLKMTFKKKKTTTTATSSSSGSINTTNSIIDSNSIVFTQKTNNDNDDESAEFEVIDFSINSGSSSSSSTSSSSSSRRYDSGIHSLSSSSTGNGMNISVGSSGHQASSSSSSLSSTYSSSASISSNNNTVLADNNKVEAFLATLSPSSSTNSIKRSKRPRNNCNDDDDDDHSFGLMDRNNNNVESDNSDNDDQQKPSSTPPIRARILMKMSMIKQQQQQQHQQSTTATRIVSIKKPRKRRRISTIVIDDD is encoded by the exons ATGGCCATAAGAAGTAGaataacaaaatcatcaattgtaaaagcgaatgaacaacaattaaacaacaaaacaaccaaatcatcattgattgttgttataaaatcaaataataatcacccgaaatcgaataatatgattgataataataatgatgatgatgatgatgataaaagtagtgataaaaatgacaataagtcatcatcaacaacaaacttacaacaacaaaattaccgaaaaaagatgatgaccaataataacacggataatgaattgaaattgaaattgaatttgaaaaaattatcattcgaaGAATCTAATGATAATACTGCTggaataatcaaatcaaaacgacgacgacaacaacaacaaaattcaatcattcgtACACGTAgtatgatgaaatttgataatcaaagTAGCAGTAGCAGTAcaattggaaaaacaaatggaaaaacaaatctatcatttcgattcaaaGTATTGAAcattcatgataataatgaacaacaacaacaacaacaacaaaccaaggaaaatcaatcgaaacgAAATATTAAGCTACGTTTAAATCGttcacaattgaaaatttctccctcgacaacaacgacgactatattgaataacaaaatgatgatgatgatggacactATTTATGGTAATG ATTCTACattgaatcagaatcaaCAGTCATCACCGTGTTGCCAAAATGATCAACAGCAACCACAACAAATCAtacaaaattgttgttgttgttgttgtcaaacaaaaataacatcaacagctctcaatcatcatcatcataattgttgTCGGTCATTGATTTCGGATGTTAATGTggatggacaacaacaacaacaagagcaACAGcaaacattaacaacaacagattcAAAGATCAATGCCATAGTGTTCGAACGTAATAATcctaattatgatgatgatggtgacatCTCCAACGTAAATATTCCTATAAAaacattgccatcatcatcatcatcatcaactcatgaaaaacaattatcattgacGGATATTGACCATAATaatactcatcatcattatccacaTGATCGGTCAAtgtcattattgaataatcaaacaaaatcaattcttGAAACGAAAcatttatcaacaacaacaacaatgttgaacacggataatgatgatttagtcaatgaatttgatgattgtcaacaacaacagcaacaacaaaaagataCTCGGTcatccaaacaaaaatcaatgaatgtcaTTAACCCATCTAACATACttgtagcagcagcagcaatacAAAAACagcctcatcatcatcatcatcatcaagaacaGAATAATCAATGTTTGGCCAATAAAACactaaaatcaaatgaaagtTTTCAAAATTGTATAAACTGtacaaataacaataataaaaataataataatcatccaacaacaattaaattAGCAATACGACGATCTCAGCAATTGAAATtgccatcaacaacaacaaccaccgaGAAGGAGAAGCAAAATAATTTGTCGAATTTTTTACGAAATAAACAATCaagaatcgataataataatgacgttgatgatgttgttgacgCAAATTCTTTGATTAATGGCAGCAGCCagcatcatcgtcatcatcaacgaaaaacTCGTGGAAAGAAtatcgatttgatgatgatgatgaccaacaacaacaacaataacaacaacaacaacaataacaacaacaacaacatcatcaacaacaacaacaacatcatttcGAATAGGAAAACAACATCTGTCGACATGAATGATTTCGATATACTCAAAGTTTTAGGAACTGGCGCCTATGGAAAG gtATTTTTAGTACGTAAAATTGGTGGTGGTCCAgataatggaaaattatATGCAATGAaagtattgaaaaaatcatcggtaatgcaaaaacagaaaacattGGAACATACACGTACTGAACGACAGGTTCTTGAAGTGGTACGACGTAgaccattttttgtttcattgcaTTATGCATTTCAAACAGCCACTAAATTACATCTTATTCTTg ATTATGTTAATGGTGGTGAACTATTCACACATTTATATCAACGTGATTATTTCACCGAAGATGCTGTACGTATTTATGCAGCCGAATTAGTATTAGCATTGGAAAATTTACAcaag CTTGGAATTATATATCGTGAtataaaattggaaaatattcTATTAGATCATGATGGACATATCGTATTGGCCGATTTTGGTCTTTGTAAACAATTTCTACCTCATGAAACT GATCAACGTACACATTCGTTTTGTGGAACAATCGAATATATGGCACCCGAAATTGTTGGTGGTAATGGACATGATTTTAGTG tTGATTGGTGGTCATTCGGTGTTTTAATCTACGAACTACTTACTGGTGCATCACCATTCACCGTTGATGGTGAACGTAATACACAACAAGAGATCTCAAAACGAATTTTACGTTCACAACCACCGATACCTAGCCATTTATCACCAGAAGTTCGTGATCTATTACAGATGATATTGGTTAAAGATCCGGATAGACGATTAGGTGGTGGTAATCGTGATGCCGATGAGATTAAAAGACATCCATTTTTTGTATCAATCGATTGGAAAGCATTAGCCGAACGACGTGTACCGGCACCATTTCGTCCAAATATTCGTGATGAATTAGATACAAGTAATTTTGCTGAAGAATTCACACGTCTTGTACCGaatgtttcattattgatggGCAATGATCCACCAACAACTCAAAATAAACATCAACAGATTGCCgattcgaataataattgtgatCCTAATAGCGaggatgacgatgatgatcaggatGATCCATTTGTTGACTATTCATATATAGCGCcatcattaatcattgatcaatcatcatcatcaccatcatcatcgtcgtcatcattatcatcgattcgTCCACCGATTTATCGATTACAATCATATCAGCAACCaaaacatcatcagcaacaaatgTCTCAAACACATCGTGTTCATAGGCCTGATATCTGGAAACTAGTCAATGAATGTTCAGATATTAGTGGCCACAATAATGGCGATAAACTGAATGTatctaaaacaaaaaatcatgaattctttgatcattatgaattgGTGGGTCCTGGGCGCCGTAAACAatcacatcaacaacaacaattttcatcatcatcaacaaatcaatatAAAGATTTAGGTTGGCTAGGTGATGGTAGCTATTCAATATGTCATCGATGTCGTCATCGTAAAACGGGTGAACATTTTGCCGTGAAAATTGTCTCTAGACATTGGCGTCGTGATTCAGAAACCGGATTATCATATGATGCAGCATTGAATGAACGGTCATTATTGCATGCATGTCAAGGACATGGAAACATTGTACAATTAAATGAAGTATTTCAAGATGATAAATATATGTTTATCGTTTTGGAATTATTACCTGGTGGTGAACTATCATCACGTATTCGTCAATCAACTAATCGTCGTTTCAATGAACGTCAAGCATGGCTTGTATTTCGTCAGCTTGTTTCCGCTGTACAATATCTACATTCCCGTGGCATTGTTCATCGTGACCTGAAACCCgag aatgtCCTTTTCAAACATACCGCCTCcgaaacatttgatgatgataatgatgatgaggcagaaatcaaattggttgattttggttttgcTCGATTCATACCCTCATCTGGTTATCGAATGACAACACCATGTTGTACATTAAATTATGCTGCACCAGAGGTACTTTTTCAGGCTGTGATACAATCTcagaattcaatgattacATCGAAACGATCATGGACAACTACACGTGGATCATTTGCTAATCATTTATATCGTGATGGATACGATAATAGCTGTGAT cTGTGGAGCCTTGGTGCTGTACTTTATACGATGCTCACTGGTCGCGTACCATTTCaacaatcatatcatcattatcaacaacagcagcacaGAAATTCTTTGacacaaaattcaaaaaaatctacTGCTGTCAATAATTATGcatcatatatattggaACGAATACTTTCTGGACAAGAATTGAATCATAATACAATGTGGATTAATAGTCAGGTGAAAATATCCGCTCAATGTAAATCTGTGATTAATGGTCTATTAACAATCAATCCAAAACAACGTTTAACTATGCAACAATTATTGAAACATCCATGgattaatgaaatgattgtaaTGGATCCTTCCAACATGAGTCCAAGTTGCAAGACAAATAAATTCTCaataaacgaacaaaaaaatatggctTCTGcacaaacaatgacaatgatgatgatgactaacACATCAAAGCATGTTAGTGTTGAATCAATGGAAACAGCGCCAATCATATcgacacaacaacaacaacaacaacaatcacaaggtcatttaaaaatgacattcaaaaagaaaaagactacaacaacagcaacgagTTCATCATCAGGATCTATAAATAccacaaattcaattatcgattccaattcaattgtttttacacaaaaaactaataatgataatgatgatgaatctgcCGAATTTGAAGTGATTGATTTTAGCATCAattctggatcatcatcatcatcatcgacctcatcatcatcatcaagtcgACGTTATGATTCAGGAatacattcattatcatcatcatctactgGAAATGGTATGAACATTAGTGTTGGTAGTAGTGGTCAtcaagcatcatcatcatcatcgtcattatcatcaacatattcatcatcagcatccatttcatctaataataatacagtTCTagctgataataataaagttgAAGCATTTCTAGCtacattatcaccatcatcatcaacgaattCGATCAAGCGTTCAAAACGTCCACGAaataattgtaatgatgatgatgatgatgaccattcaTTTGGGTTAATGgatcgtaataataataatgttgaatcaGATAATTCAGACAacgatgatcaacaaaaaccatcatcaacaccaccGATAAGAGCaagaattttgatgaaaatgtcaatgatcaaacagcaacaacaacaacaacatcaacaatcgaCGACTGCCACAAgaattgtttcaataaaaaaaccaagaaaGCGTCGTCGAATATCAACCAttgtcatcgatgatgattga